A genome region from Altererythrobacter aquiaggeris includes the following:
- a CDS encoding histidine phosphotransferase family protein, with protein sequence MNTASHELASMLCSRLCHDLLSPVGALNNGLELLADEQDPEMRKRWFELLEQSAKASADKLKFFRLAFGAAGGFGEMVPVEEAQSVVNALVGANERVEVRWALTAAKLPKPAIKTMLNLASIALDSLLRGGTLDIGAELLDQSSEIVVRATGDRIAFDDSIGKALQGTLPKDELSSRTAPAHMLYLVAEDLGGGLQYKLDDNSLVLGAVLPRDSTGMIG encoded by the coding sequence ATGAATACTGCATCTCACGAACTTGCCAGCATGCTCTGTTCGCGGCTTTGCCATGATCTGCTTAGCCCGGTCGGGGCGCTCAACAACGGGCTGGAATTGTTGGCGGACGAGCAGGACCCTGAAATGCGCAAGCGCTGGTTCGAGCTTCTCGAGCAGAGCGCGAAGGCATCGGCGGACAAGCTCAAGTTCTTCCGCCTGGCCTTCGGTGCCGCCGGCGGATTTGGCGAAATGGTACCGGTCGAAGAAGCCCAGAGCGTGGTCAATGCGCTGGTAGGCGCAAACGAGCGGGTCGAAGTGCGATGGGCGCTTACTGCAGCCAAATTGCCGAAGCCGGCAATCAAGACGATGCTCAATCTTGCCTCGATTGCGCTTGATTCTCTACTGCGGGGCGGCACACTCGATATCGGTGCCGAATTGCTCGACCAATCGAGCGAGATTGTCGTTCGCGCCACGGGCGACCGTATCGCGTTTGACGATTCTATCGGGAAGGCCCTGCAAGGAACGCTTCCGAAAGATGAATTGAGCAGCCGGACCGCGCCTGCACATATGCTTTATCTCGTGGCGGAAGATCTGGGCGGTGGTTTGCAGTACAAGCTGGATGATA